A window of Akkermansia muciniphila contains these coding sequences:
- a CDS encoding pyridoxal-phosphate dependent enzyme, whose product MSILSDRLSEEILQARQRVYTVGEPTPLQRLNLPGIKAPVYAKREDLGPIRAYKWRGAFNCMAALSQEARDKGIVAASAGNHAQGVALAASVLNCQATIFMPRSTPEVKQTEVRRHGGRHVQIILHGDCYDETATAAHEYAETHGSTFVHPYDDLVTMGGQGTLADEVVMSGEGPFDRAYVAIGGGGLAAAVACWLKKFWPDIKVIGVEGVDQASMKTSMEQNHRVNLDYVDVFCDGTAVHIPGELTYPLCRELIDEFVTVTNNEVCQAIRAMWESSRVVPEPSGAMSLAGFLKQWNQGEVKPDEKSFVVISGANMDFTHLTQIARQAGIGNHETRYLRISMDSKRGQVLKYLRHIPQDTTLVDVQYGKTEGAAQYPVFGIAASDEDLDTIRTTLKKKGIEFEDISEDDDVRFRMIHYQAELCQHPLFVHIEFPERAGAFLDFMERIADLASLCYFNYTYTGERVGRALVGMEFESAEDRETIRERMGAFSKNIIRSIREISPEAFNRIMGSK is encoded by the coding sequence ATGAGCATACTTTCGGACCGTCTTTCCGAGGAAATACTGCAAGCCCGCCAGCGCGTTTACACCGTTGGCGAACCAACTCCTCTTCAACGATTGAATCTGCCGGGCATCAAGGCCCCGGTGTACGCCAAAAGGGAGGACCTGGGACCCATCCGGGCCTACAAATGGCGCGGAGCCTTCAACTGCATGGCCGCGCTAAGCCAGGAAGCGCGGGACAAGGGCATTGTGGCGGCCTCAGCCGGCAACCACGCCCAGGGCGTGGCCCTGGCAGCCAGCGTCCTGAACTGCCAGGCAACCATTTTCATGCCCCGGTCCACACCGGAGGTGAAACAGACGGAGGTGCGCCGCCATGGCGGCAGGCACGTGCAGATCATCCTCCACGGCGACTGTTATGACGAGACGGCCACTGCCGCCCATGAGTACGCGGAAACCCACGGAAGCACCTTCGTGCATCCCTATGACGACCTGGTGACGATGGGGGGCCAGGGAACGCTGGCTGATGAAGTGGTGATGAGCGGGGAAGGCCCATTTGACCGCGCCTATGTAGCCATCGGCGGGGGCGGCCTGGCCGCGGCCGTAGCCTGCTGGCTGAAAAAATTCTGGCCGGACATCAAGGTGATCGGCGTGGAAGGCGTGGACCAGGCCTCCATGAAAACCTCCATGGAACAGAACCACCGGGTGAATCTGGATTACGTGGACGTGTTCTGTGACGGCACCGCCGTCCATATCCCCGGGGAACTGACCTATCCCCTCTGCCGGGAGCTGATCGACGAGTTCGTAACCGTCACCAACAACGAGGTCTGCCAGGCCATCAGGGCCATGTGGGAGTCCTCCCGCGTGGTGCCGGAACCTTCCGGAGCCATGAGCCTGGCAGGATTCCTGAAACAATGGAACCAGGGAGAAGTGAAGCCTGATGAAAAGAGTTTCGTGGTCATTTCCGGCGCCAACATGGACTTCACCCACCTCACCCAGATCGCCCGGCAGGCGGGCATCGGCAACCATGAAACGCGCTACCTGCGCATTTCCATGGATTCCAAGCGCGGGCAGGTTCTCAAGTACCTGCGCCACATCCCGCAGGATACCACGCTGGTGGACGTGCAGTACGGCAAGACGGAAGGAGCCGCCCAGTACCCCGTGTTCGGCATTGCCGCTTCTGACGAGGATCTGGACACCATCCGCACGACGCTGAAGAAGAAGGGAATCGAGTTTGAAGACATCAGTGAGGATGACGACGTGCGCTTCCGCATGATTCACTACCAGGCGGAGCTGTGCCAGCATCCCCTGTTCGTCCACATTGAATTTCCGGAACGCGCCGGGGCCTTTCTTGACTTTATGGAACGCATCGCGGACCTGGCCTCCCTCTGCTATTTCAACTATACCTATACCGGGGAACGCGTGGGCCGCGCCCTGGTGGGCATGGAGTTTGAATCCGCGGAAGACCGGGAGACCATCAGGGAACGCATGGGCGCTTTTTCCAAGAACATCATCCGGTCCATCCGGGAGATATCTCCGGAGGCATTCAACCGGATCATGGGAAGTAAATAG
- a CDS encoding Maf family protein — MLPPIILASQSPRRRDLLAKAGVAFSIVVRDTEELKDAAMPPQELCLHNARAKAEAVFREHPDSTVVGADTLVFLDRRPLGKPQDEEEARSMLRMLSGRTHHVCTAVSIQSPLGVKDIAVLTEVTFRTLTEADIRRYMELVNVMDKAGSYAFQEHGEMIISSVRGDTDNVIGLPVNNVLECLKSLGYLL; from the coding sequence ATGCTTCCTCCCATTATCCTGGCCTCCCAATCACCGCGGCGGCGCGATTTACTGGCGAAGGCCGGCGTGGCTTTCTCCATCGTCGTGCGGGATACGGAGGAATTGAAAGACGCCGCCATGCCACCGCAGGAACTCTGCCTGCACAATGCCAGGGCCAAGGCGGAAGCGGTGTTCCGGGAACATCCGGATTCCACCGTGGTAGGCGCGGATACGCTCGTTTTCCTGGACAGACGCCCCCTGGGCAAGCCGCAGGATGAGGAGGAAGCCCGCTCCATGCTCCGCATGCTCTCCGGGCGCACGCACCACGTGTGCACGGCAGTCTCCATCCAGTCCCCGCTGGGAGTAAAGGACATCGCCGTGCTGACGGAAGTCACCTTCCGGACACTGACGGAGGCAGATATACGCCGTTACATGGAGCTGGTGAACGTGATGGACAAGGCCGGGTCCTATGCCTTCCAGGAGCACGGGGAGATGATCATTTCCTCCGTGCGCGGCGATACGGACAATGTGATCGGCCTGCCGGTCAACAACGTGCTGGAATGCCTGAAAAGCCTGGGCTACCTACTATAG
- the hflX gene encoding GTPase HflX codes for MFEIREKPEMVERAMLVSIYFDPSEAGEKQAMLDELEDLVSNLGIGIVGKHLIKSRDVHAKFLCGTGKAEEVRQLALDCRADCVVFDNMLSPSQQREWERLIDECVIDREEVILDIFARRARTREATLQVELARMQYSLPRMARMWNHLDRQGGGSGGGKGGGGAARGEGEKQIEVDRRLARARIEAIQKELALVIRQRATQRKERERQAIATAAIVGYTNAGKSSLLSLVSGSEVMAKDMLFATLDTTTRKIELPHGQPLLLTDTVGFIRNLPHRLVEAFKSTLEEAVLADFLVQVVDASDPEAVRHYETTLEVLEELGAGDKPMIVVLNKVDLVPEEERHKLETLLTAHFNGRVVPMSVQENQGAEDLLNACVEMLESRVRRAWFLIPYTRSDLAAAMHSEGKVLSTEYVEEGTLLEVVLPVAFYNKFSSFLAEK; via the coding sequence ATGTTTGAAATCCGCGAAAAACCGGAAATGGTGGAACGGGCCATGCTCGTCTCCATCTATTTTGATCCCTCTGAGGCCGGGGAAAAACAGGCCATGCTTGATGAGCTGGAAGACCTTGTCTCCAACCTCGGCATAGGCATTGTGGGCAAGCACCTGATTAAATCCCGTGACGTGCACGCCAAATTCCTGTGCGGTACCGGCAAGGCGGAGGAAGTGAGGCAACTGGCCCTGGACTGCCGGGCGGATTGCGTGGTGTTTGACAACATGCTCTCCCCTTCCCAGCAGCGGGAATGGGAACGGCTGATTGACGAATGCGTGATTGACCGTGAAGAGGTCATTCTGGACATCTTTGCACGGCGCGCCCGCACGCGGGAAGCCACCCTCCAGGTGGAACTGGCGCGCATGCAGTACTCACTCCCCCGCATGGCCCGCATGTGGAACCACCTGGACCGCCAGGGCGGCGGTTCCGGGGGCGGGAAGGGCGGCGGCGGAGCCGCCAGGGGCGAAGGTGAAAAGCAGATTGAAGTGGACCGCCGCCTGGCGCGCGCCAGGATTGAGGCCATTCAGAAGGAACTGGCCCTGGTCATCAGGCAGCGCGCCACGCAGCGCAAGGAACGGGAACGCCAGGCGATCGCCACGGCTGCCATCGTGGGGTACACCAACGCCGGGAAATCCTCCCTGCTGTCTCTCGTATCCGGCTCGGAGGTCATGGCGAAAGACATGCTCTTTGCCACGCTGGACACCACGACGCGGAAAATAGAACTTCCGCATGGACAGCCCCTGCTGCTGACGGATACCGTAGGCTTCATCCGCAATCTTCCCCACCGCCTGGTGGAGGCCTTCAAGTCTACGCTGGAGGAAGCCGTCCTGGCGGATTTTCTGGTACAGGTGGTGGACGCTTCCGACCCGGAAGCCGTGCGCCATTACGAAACCACCCTGGAAGTGCTGGAAGAGCTGGGCGCGGGTGACAAGCCCATGATCGTGGTCCTGAACAAGGTGGACCTTGTCCCGGAAGAAGAGCGCCACAAGCTGGAAACCCTGCTGACGGCCCACTTCAACGGCAGGGTGGTGCCCATGTCCGTACAGGAGAATCAGGGCGCGGAAGACCTGCTGAACGCCTGCGTGGAAATGCTGGAAAGCCGAGTGCGACGCGCATGGTTCCTGATTCCCTATACCCGGAGTGATCTGGCCGCCGCCATGCACAGCGAAGGCAAGGTCCTTTCCACGGAATATGTGGAGGAAGGCACCCTGCTGGAAGTGGTGCTCCCCGTGGCGTTTTACAACAAGTTCAGTTCATTCCTGGCGGAAAAATGA
- a CDS encoding serine/threonine-protein kinase: MNPQQDNIIECPECGQAMDVSQLQPYANAICPGCQALTRVKTRMGPYRITGKLGKGGMSVVYRAQDSVLGREVALKVLNDTYAGDALRSERFEREAQIMARVSHENLVQIYAVGHDQGLFYIAMELVEGSGLDSLITAEERVPEDKVLRLTLDIVRGLDAAWNAGLMHRDIKPANVLQSPDGVAKIVDFGLSLLHSESDVEREIWVTPYYAAPETLLRGEEDFRTDMYALGATMYHMLVGAPPRVDASQSSDVLLETKKNLPRLDQVVNDISPMTCFIVDKLMSFNKEDRFSSYPELMDAVEQALGEYDRAMQESGLTWAERRAAESRRARRRKCRMIVISSVAGVVVLGLGIWGWAAWQEGRAASHAAPPPALPPTAGEGTSPEDRASAESRLERSIRFGNLFNEAQESLNRGDMVKAAAMFGDLADQPDCPLSTSLWAGLNQVLCLWARGQFPEGVERLEELSRKVEAYKDPAELERARDVGNLVMYLGSGDWSSRMPGLRSSSDLAVHYYVGMALKSWYLAGKWPEYGSFLDRVAAEAADDREKNIRELASAWLSNLKPYTAQYDRLKRLQDMPEKTVAEVEAKRSAADFLREQMMNGEVASMPPAYAALEGILDHLRMQYQTARDWEAAEAVRMAKLKEEEERKKEQEEEKRREALLAAQSRSYEDICREAAEVMKKTGDYEKVSAAYLAAEGVVSSPAVKARLAARREMTDRMLPLFTRMEKILPGLLEKKPAKTLVLKDGSKVRLTGMKGHLLTVEPQDSREGSDAYQVSWNDLPFNSLYALARECRQKQPAEFAALADTYSKPLLIFGSLTETISPTQQENALLQMDRSFIEKWNLWMSSLDEEEEPPEEE; encoded by the coding sequence ATGAACCCCCAGCAAGACAACATCATTGAATGTCCGGAATGCGGGCAGGCCATGGACGTCTCCCAGCTTCAGCCGTACGCCAATGCCATCTGTCCGGGCTGCCAGGCGCTGACGCGTGTGAAAACGCGCATGGGGCCCTACCGGATTACCGGAAAACTGGGGAAGGGCGGCATGAGCGTGGTATACCGTGCGCAAGACTCCGTGCTGGGGCGTGAGGTGGCCCTGAAGGTGCTGAATGATACCTATGCCGGGGATGCCCTGCGCAGTGAACGTTTTGAGCGGGAGGCCCAGATCATGGCGCGGGTCTCTCATGAAAACCTGGTGCAGATTTATGCCGTGGGGCATGACCAGGGCCTTTTTTACATTGCCATGGAGCTGGTGGAGGGTAGCGGCCTGGATTCCCTGATTACCGCGGAGGAACGCGTGCCGGAGGACAAGGTGCTGCGCCTGACGCTGGACATTGTGCGCGGGCTGGATGCCGCCTGGAACGCGGGCCTTATGCACCGGGACATCAAGCCGGCCAACGTCCTCCAGTCTCCGGACGGGGTTGCCAAAATCGTGGACTTCGGTCTGTCCCTCCTTCACAGTGAGTCCGACGTGGAACGGGAAATATGGGTCACCCCGTATTACGCCGCTCCGGAAACGCTGCTGCGGGGTGAGGAGGACTTCCGGACGGACATGTACGCGCTGGGCGCCACCATGTACCATATGCTGGTAGGCGCTCCTCCGCGCGTGGACGCCTCCCAGTCTTCCGATGTTCTTCTGGAGACCAAAAAAAACCTCCCCCGCCTGGACCAGGTGGTCAATGACATCTCCCCGATGACCTGCTTCATCGTGGACAAGCTGATGTCCTTTAATAAGGAGGACCGGTTTTCCTCCTATCCGGAATTGATGGATGCCGTGGAGCAGGCCCTGGGGGAATATGACAGGGCCATGCAGGAATCCGGCCTCACCTGGGCGGAACGGCGTGCGGCGGAGAGCCGCCGCGCCCGGCGCAGGAAATGCCGCATGATCGTCATTTCCTCCGTTGCCGGCGTCGTGGTGCTGGGCCTTGGCATCTGGGGATGGGCCGCATGGCAGGAGGGGAGGGCCGCTTCCCATGCCGCGCCCCCTCCGGCGCTTCCACCTACCGCCGGAGAAGGAACATCTCCGGAGGACAGGGCTTCAGCGGAATCCCGGCTGGAGCGCAGTATCCGCTTCGGGAACCTGTTCAATGAAGCCCAGGAATCCCTGAACCGGGGGGATATGGTGAAGGCTGCCGCCATGTTCGGTGACCTGGCGGACCAGCCGGACTGCCCCCTTTCCACCTCCCTCTGGGCCGGCTTGAACCAGGTTCTGTGCCTGTGGGCGCGCGGCCAGTTCCCGGAAGGAGTGGAACGGCTGGAGGAACTGTCCCGGAAAGTGGAGGCCTACAAGGACCCGGCGGAGCTGGAACGCGCCCGGGACGTGGGGAACCTGGTCATGTACCTGGGCTCCGGAGACTGGTCTTCCAGAATGCCGGGACTGCGGTCCAGCTCAGATCTGGCCGTGCATTACTACGTGGGCATGGCGTTGAAATCCTGGTACCTTGCCGGTAAATGGCCGGAATACGGCTCCTTTCTGGACCGGGTGGCGGCTGAGGCCGCGGATGACCGGGAGAAAAACATCCGTGAACTGGCTTCCGCATGGCTCAGCAACCTGAAGCCGTATACCGCCCAGTACGACCGCCTGAAACGTCTCCAGGACATGCCGGAAAAGACGGTGGCGGAGGTGGAGGCCAAACGGTCCGCCGCGGACTTTCTGCGGGAACAGATGATGAATGGGGAAGTGGCCTCCATGCCTCCGGCCTATGCCGCGCTGGAGGGAATCCTGGACCATCTGAGAATGCAGTACCAGACGGCGCGGGACTGGGAGGCGGCGGAAGCCGTGAGAATGGCCAAGCTGAAAGAGGAGGAGGAAAGGAAAAAAGAGCAGGAGGAGGAGAAGAGGAGGGAAGCCCTGCTGGCCGCGCAGTCCAGAAGCTATGAGGACATCTGCCGGGAAGCGGCTGAAGTCATGAAGAAAACGGGTGATTATGAAAAGGTTTCCGCTGCCTACCTTGCGGCGGAGGGCGTGGTTTCTTCTCCGGCGGTGAAGGCCAGGCTGGCCGCGCGCCGGGAAATGACGGACCGGATGCTGCCGCTGTTCACCCGCATGGAGAAAATCCTGCCCGGCCTGCTGGAAAAGAAGCCAGCAAAAACCCTTGTGTTGAAAGACGGCTCCAAAGTGCGCCTGACGGGGATGAAGGGACACCTGCTGACCGTAGAGCCGCAGGACAGCCGGGAAGGGAGTGACGCGTACCAGGTGAGCTGGAATGACCTTCCGTTCAATTCCCTGTATGCACTGGCACGGGAATGCCGTCAGAAGCAGCCTGCGGAATTTGCCGCCCTGGCGGATACGTATTCTAAGCCGCTTCTTATTTTCGGCAGCCTGACGGAAACCATTTCCCCCACCCAGCAGGAAAACGCCCTGCTCCAGATGGACCGCTCCTTCATTGAAAAATGGAACCTGTGGATGAGCAGCCTGGATGAGGAGGAAGAACCCCCGGAAGAGGAGTAA
- a CDS encoding ROK family protein produces MNIQPKITPVLDPGFVPAILWNQAFEAKAAADPASHQVDIALTRNDGTCFRWSGKLLPHTGENVALNEKYVERIVKFLLWQKGGNIILVAGDDAIADMLASRYCKGGAREFDWDFIGKKIYGSPIEVKKVAVEDLPAEYSGSMTLGRNLDGYRIGFDLGGSDRKCAAVVNGEVVYSEEVVWDPYFQKDPQYHIEGIQDSLERAAAHLPRVDAIGGSSAGVIINSEVRTSSLFRGVSQEDIEKTLGKVFRTLQKEKWNSIPFEVVNDGEVTALAGAMGMNDNAVLGVAMGTSEAAGYVDPEGHIKPWLNELAFAPVDYSEEGGVDEWSKDMGALYFSQQAVARLAPRAGFQFDGMPFPEQLKKVQAAMAEGDERARRIYETIGVHFGYAIAHYARFYDIRNLLFLGRVASGDGGQIIIDKAEEVLRTEFPELKIQLRVPDEKTKRHGQAVAAASLPALA; encoded by the coding sequence ATGAACATTCAACCCAAAATCACGCCTGTGCTGGACCCCGGCTTCGTGCCGGCCATCCTTTGGAATCAAGCTTTTGAAGCCAAAGCCGCCGCTGATCCCGCTTCTCATCAAGTGGACATCGCGCTGACCCGCAATGACGGAACCTGCTTCCGCTGGTCCGGCAAGCTGCTTCCCCACACCGGGGAAAACGTTGCCCTGAATGAGAAATATGTGGAACGCATCGTGAAATTCCTGCTGTGGCAGAAGGGCGGCAATATCATCCTCGTCGCCGGGGATGACGCCATTGCGGACATGCTGGCCTCCCGCTACTGCAAGGGCGGCGCCCGCGAATTCGACTGGGATTTCATCGGCAAGAAGATTTACGGCTCCCCGATTGAAGTGAAAAAGGTGGCCGTGGAAGACCTCCCTGCGGAATACTCCGGCTCCATGACCCTGGGCCGCAACCTGGACGGCTACCGCATCGGCTTTGACTTGGGCGGCTCCGACCGCAAGTGCGCCGCCGTGGTCAACGGCGAGGTGGTCTACTCTGAAGAAGTGGTCTGGGACCCCTACTTCCAGAAAGACCCGCAGTATCACATTGAAGGCATCCAGGATTCCCTGGAACGCGCCGCCGCCCATCTTCCCCGCGTGGACGCCATTGGCGGTTCCTCCGCCGGCGTGATCATCAACAGCGAGGTGCGCACCTCCTCCCTCTTCCGCGGCGTTAGCCAGGAAGACATTGAAAAGACCCTCGGCAAGGTGTTCCGCACCCTCCAGAAGGAAAAATGGAACAGCATCCCCTTTGAAGTGGTGAATGACGGTGAAGTCACCGCCCTCGCCGGGGCCATGGGCATGAATGACAACGCCGTTCTGGGCGTAGCCATGGGCACCTCCGAGGCCGCCGGCTACGTGGACCCGGAAGGCCACATCAAGCCCTGGCTGAACGAACTGGCCTTCGCCCCCGTGGATTACTCCGAAGAAGGCGGCGTGGACGAATGGTCCAAGGACATGGGCGCCCTTTACTTCTCCCAGCAGGCTGTGGCCCGTCTGGCTCCCCGCGCGGGCTTCCAGTTTGACGGCATGCCCTTCCCGGAACAGCTCAAGAAGGTTCAGGCCGCAATGGCGGAAGGCGACGAACGCGCCCGCAGGATTTATGAAACCATCGGCGTGCACTTTGGCTATGCCATCGCCCACTACGCCCGGTTCTATGACATCCGCAATCTGCTCTTCCTGGGCCGCGTGGCTTCCGGAGACGGTGGCCAGATCATCATTGACAAGGCGGAAGAAGTGCTGCGCACCGAGTTCCCCGAGCTGAAGATCCAGCTTCGCGTGCCGGATGAAAAGACCAAGCGCCACGGCCAGGCCGTAGCCGCCGCTTCCCTGCCGGCACTGGCCTGA
- a CDS encoding CPBP family intramembrane glutamic endopeptidase: MNELTDQLITLFSSALIAVMFITLAVGVFRQAQEPNIRRPLKWRVPVDHLDMLDIAMCGIIVLYFSMGALMAAATPPGASAPPTTTNMELDGYKIFNGTCLNLILAFVLLVRMFHTGRMEALGLKKHSLKALVYAPVAGYLLVLVIHFLLDRAGLFQWIEQVTHAPAEQSIVSVLRNSSDIPLITVICFSAAIAAPLVEELIFRGYLYPIMKKYTGAWFALVTTSLLFGIIHVSLVPFIPLAVFGAMLVLLYEYTGTLWTPIIAHCIFNTATLINILYPGVLLPYGT; the protein is encoded by the coding sequence ATGAATGAATTAACGGACCAGCTTATTACCCTGTTTTCCTCCGCCCTGATCGCCGTCATGTTCATCACTCTGGCCGTGGGAGTCTTCCGCCAGGCCCAGGAGCCGAATATCCGGCGCCCCCTGAAATGGCGCGTCCCCGTGGACCATCTGGACATGCTGGACATCGCCATGTGCGGCATCATCGTCCTGTACTTCAGCATGGGGGCGCTGATGGCGGCGGCCACGCCTCCCGGCGCGTCCGCACCGCCCACCACCACAAACATGGAGCTGGACGGCTACAAGATATTCAACGGGACGTGCCTGAACCTCATCCTGGCCTTCGTCCTGCTGGTGCGCATGTTCCACACGGGCAGAATGGAGGCTCTGGGGCTTAAAAAACATTCCCTGAAAGCCCTGGTTTACGCCCCCGTGGCGGGCTACCTGCTGGTGCTGGTCATCCACTTCCTGCTGGACCGGGCAGGCCTGTTCCAGTGGATTGAACAGGTTACGCACGCTCCGGCGGAACAATCCATCGTCTCCGTGCTGCGGAATTCCAGCGATATTCCCCTGATTACGGTCATCTGTTTCAGCGCAGCCATCGCGGCCCCGCTGGTGGAGGAACTTATCTTCCGCGGCTACCTGTACCCGATCATGAAGAAGTACACGGGCGCCTGGTTCGCGCTGGTCACCACGTCCCTGCTCTTCGGCATCATCCACGTCAGCCTGGTGCCGTTCATCCCCCTGGCTGTCTTCGGCGCCATGCTGGTGCTGCTGTACGAATACACGGGCACCCTCTGGACGCCCATCATCGCGCACTGCATTTTCAACACCGCCACCCTGATCAACATTCTTTATCCCGGCGTCCTCCTGCCCTATGGCACCTGA
- a CDS encoding thiamine-phosphate kinase has protein sequence MAPDPTIRQTGEDALVARLLPLMPSNPALVTGPGDDCAVARSSGSRQLLLKTDCVVEGMHFLPGTDPELIGRKALARAVSDIGAMGGTPLHALVTLFVHADRPVSQVEGIYRGMGRLAEQFGISIAGGESSGLPADGLIISVALTGEVPEGKAVLRSTAQPGDLIAVTGVLGGSFPTGHHLSFIPRVREGGILAASGRATAMMDLSDGLGTDLPRLAKASGLGFRIHEELLPVRPGFTAAQAIGDGEDYELLVTFRPGDRDRMVRLAAEYFPETPLAVIGEMTTEPCSALPAGYRHFN, from the coding sequence ATGGCACCTGATCCCACCATCCGGCAGACGGGGGAGGATGCGCTGGTAGCCCGGCTCCTGCCCCTGATGCCTTCCAACCCCGCCCTGGTGACGGGACCGGGGGACGATTGCGCCGTGGCGCGGAGTTCCGGCAGCCGCCAGCTGCTCCTGAAAACGGACTGCGTGGTAGAGGGCATGCACTTCCTGCCCGGCACGGATCCCGAACTGATCGGCAGAAAAGCCCTGGCGCGGGCCGTCTCAGACATCGGGGCCATGGGCGGCACGCCCCTTCACGCCCTGGTGACCCTGTTTGTGCATGCGGACCGCCCCGTCTCCCAGGTAGAAGGCATTTACCGTGGAATGGGGCGGCTGGCGGAACAGTTCGGCATCAGCATTGCCGGAGGGGAAAGCTCCGGACTGCCCGCAGACGGCCTGATCATCAGCGTGGCGCTGACCGGGGAAGTTCCGGAAGGAAAGGCCGTGCTGCGCAGCACGGCGCAGCCGGGCGACCTGATCGCCGTTACGGGCGTGCTGGGCGGCAGTTTCCCTACAGGGCACCATCTTTCCTTCATTCCACGGGTCAGGGAGGGCGGCATTCTGGCCGCCTCCGGCCGGGCCACCGCCATGATGGACCTTTCCGATGGTCTGGGGACCGACCTTCCCCGACTGGCGAAAGCTTCCGGTCTGGGCTTCCGCATTCATGAAGAACTCCTGCCCGTGCGCCCGGGTTTTACGGCGGCGCAAGCAATAGGTGACGGGGAGGATTATGAATTGCTGGTGACCTTCCGCCCCGGCGACCGGGACCGCATGGTCCGGCTGGCAGCGGAATATTTTCCTGAAACGCCACTGGCCGTCATCGGGGAAATGACCACGGAACCCTGCTCCGCCCTTCCGGCGGGATACAGGCATTTCAATTAG